The Calditrichota bacterium genome has a window encoding:
- a CDS encoding CBS domain-containing protein, whose amino-acid sequence MKLSEVLFEKGTRVYTAHEIEPVLSAVETLVSNNIGALAILNASGELTGIFSERDMLRLISKNAGQLAKLTVGEFMTRDVVTGLPEDTVDHAMSKMTERRIRHLPILHHEKLIGMISIGDLVKAQLEETEHHKQQMENVVLGKYPA is encoded by the coding sequence ATGAAGCTATCGGAGGTCTTGTTCGAGAAGGGAACTCGAGTCTACACGGCCCACGAAATCGAACCGGTCTTGTCCGCGGTTGAAACGCTGGTGTCCAATAACATTGGCGCGTTGGCAATCCTGAATGCAAGCGGTGAATTGACGGGGATTTTTTCCGAGCGCGATATGCTCAGGCTGATCTCCAAGAATGCCGGTCAACTTGCCAAGCTCACCGTCGGTGAGTTCATGACACGCGACGTCGTCACCGGGCTTCCCGAAGATACGGTCGACCATGCGATGTCCAAGATGACGGAGCGGCGCATCCGCCATCTGCCGATTCTGCATCACGAGAAACTGATCGGCATGATCTCGATTGGCGACTTGGTTAAGGCACAGCTCGAGGAAACGGAGCACCACAAGCAACAAATGGAGAATGTTGTTCTCGGGAAATATCCCGCGTAA
- a CDS encoding chemotaxis response regulator protein-glutamate methylesterase: MPMVKVLVVDDSALVRRVLSEELARDPDIEVIGTAPDPYVARDKILKLAPDVLTLDIEMPRMDGLSFLRKLMKHKPMPVVVVSSLTPKGSEMAMDALSLGAVDVLCKPGEAYSIGDLSKELTARVKAAARARMTARSIDVPVKPMEALKATTLKIIAIGASTGGTEALREVLQRFPVNSPPTVVVQHMPEKFTKAFADRLNGICAIEVREAQDGDTLRPGLALIAPGNKHMMLQRSGAVYSVAVKDGPRVHHQRPAVDVLFKSVARVAGKNAVGAILTGMGADGADGLLEMKEAGAKTIAQDEKSCVVFGMPKEAIARGGVDSIMPLEQVAQGIMSKL; encoded by the coding sequence ATACCCATGGTAAAAGTTCTCGTCGTCGACGATTCGGCGCTCGTGCGCCGCGTATTGAGCGAGGAGCTCGCCCGCGATCCGGACATCGAAGTCATCGGCACTGCACCGGATCCGTACGTCGCGCGCGACAAAATTCTGAAACTCGCGCCGGACGTATTGACTCTCGATATTGAAATGCCGCGCATGGACGGTCTGTCTTTCTTGCGCAAACTGATGAAGCATAAACCGATGCCGGTGGTCGTGGTGTCTTCATTGACTCCCAAAGGAAGCGAAATGGCCATGGACGCACTTTCGCTGGGAGCCGTTGACGTGTTATGCAAACCCGGTGAAGCCTACTCAATCGGAGATTTGTCCAAGGAATTGACCGCACGGGTGAAAGCCGCGGCGCGTGCGCGGATGACCGCGCGTTCGATTGACGTTCCTGTCAAACCAATGGAAGCTCTTAAAGCCACGACATTGAAGATCATCGCAATCGGCGCTTCGACCGGCGGCACGGAAGCGCTGCGCGAAGTCTTGCAGAGATTTCCGGTGAATTCACCGCCGACGGTGGTCGTGCAGCACATGCCGGAGAAATTTACAAAAGCATTCGCCGATCGCTTGAACGGTATTTGTGCCATCGAAGTTCGCGAAGCTCAAGACGGCGATACACTCAGGCCGGGATTAGCCTTGATTGCGCCGGGCAACAAGCACATGATGCTGCAGCGCAGCGGCGCGGTGTACTCCGTGGCAGTCAAAGACGGGCCGCGGGTACACCACCAACGGCCTGCAGTAGATGTTTTGTTTAAGTCTGTCGCGCGCGTAGCCGGCAAGAACGCCGTCGGCGCGATTCTCACCGGAATGGGCGCGGACGGCGCGGATGGTCTCCTCGAAATGAAAGAAGCTGGCGCAAAAACCATCGCCCAGGATGAAAAATCATGCGTAGTCTTCGGAATGCCGAAGGAAGCGATCGCTCGCGGGGGTGTAGATTCCATCATGCCGCTCGAACAAGTTGCGCAGGGAATCATGAGCAAGCTGTAG
- a CDS encoding VOC family protein, whose translation MGQPVVHFEITGPDGKALQAFYSKLFGWKIDANNPMQYGLVAPEEKSIGGGISGVEPGGSPRVTIYMAVDKIDPALAEAEKLGAKTVLPRTVLPGMVTMALFADPAGNIIGLVENEMPPA comes from the coding sequence ATGGGACAACCTGTCGTACACTTTGAGATCACCGGCCCTGACGGTAAGGCGTTGCAAGCGTTCTACAGCAAACTTTTCGGTTGGAAGATCGACGCGAACAATCCGATGCAATACGGATTGGTCGCACCCGAAGAGAAGAGCATCGGCGGCGGAATTTCAGGAGTAGAACCGGGCGGATCGCCGCGTGTCACGATTTACATGGCCGTGGACAAGATCGACCCGGCTCTGGCCGAGGCCGAAAAGCTCGGGGCGAAGACAGTCTTGCCGCGTACCGTGCTGCCCGGCATGGTCACGATGGCTCTTTTTGCTGACCCCGCGGGCAATATAATTGGCTTGGTCGAAAACGAAATGCCGCCTGCATAA
- a CDS encoding DMT family transporter has translation MRAWLVFLYLGCIAWGTSFLWIKYALREIGPMTIVSYRLMFGVVTAAIVLAVSRYRVKFSGREFWLPMLMGVTGVAIPISLICYSETRIDSGLAGVLNATMPIWTMAIAHFALHDESFTFPKLAGMLSAVAGIYILMNPDFGKERDMIGQVAMISATLFYAATTVAQRKYLRGVHPFQSSLPLLVGGLVFITIAAAVFEAPFKFPTQPMTWLATGWMGVLGMGLATVGYFYLINNWGATKTSLVTFVFPPTAVLLGVVFLGEPLSWDIVAGGGLIIAGIALVNLRML, from the coding sequence TTGAGAGCGTGGCTGGTATTTTTGTACCTCGGCTGCATAGCTTGGGGGACGTCGTTTCTTTGGATCAAGTATGCCCTGCGCGAAATCGGACCGATGACGATTGTCAGCTACCGGTTGATGTTCGGCGTGGTCACGGCGGCAATCGTACTCGCGGTGAGTCGATATCGAGTAAAATTTTCCGGCCGCGAATTCTGGCTCCCGATGCTGATGGGTGTCACCGGAGTTGCAATTCCCATTAGCTTGATCTGTTACAGCGAAACGCGCATTGATTCAGGTTTGGCAGGCGTGCTGAATGCGACGATGCCGATTTGGACGATGGCGATCGCGCACTTCGCACTGCATGACGAGAGCTTCACGTTCCCGAAATTAGCCGGAATGCTCTCGGCCGTCGCGGGAATTTACATATTGATGAATCCCGACTTCGGCAAGGAGCGGGACATGATCGGGCAAGTGGCCATGATTTCGGCGACGCTCTTTTATGCGGCCACGACGGTCGCGCAAAGAAAATACTTGCGCGGGGTGCATCCGTTTCAATCAAGCCTTCCGCTCTTGGTCGGCGGCTTGGTTTTCATCACAATTGCCGCGGCGGTCTTTGAAGCGCCGTTCAAATTTCCGACGCAGCCGATGACGTGGCTTGCTACGGGATGGATGGGTGTTTTGGGAATGGGGCTGGCGACGGTGGGCTATTTCTATCTGATCAACAACTGGGGCGCGACGAAAACGTCTTTGGTCACGTTTGTGTTTCCTCCGACTGCTGTGCTGCTGGGCGTGGTTTTTCTCGGCGAACCGCTTTCGTGGGATATCGTGGCGGGCGGCGGACTGATCATAGCGGGCATCGCGCTGGTGAATCTGAGAATGTTGTAG
- a CDS encoding carboxypeptidase regulatory-like domain-containing protein has protein sequence MKRSHIILSLLSVFVIAANSFAQISHGGSPASLHGAMLSVVQSQSLPSVDHATLLAEDETESKDVPLRFGYPHEVNFNLNNSGTWEDTKDGRVWRLRIESRGAYSINLVFDEFDVPVGGQLFLYNDNHEYVIGAFTQENENPDRKFATQPVPGDAITLEYIEPFEAQGQSAISVMRVVHAYRNLFGRGDDNPLDSFGSSGSCNNNVNCPEGADWQDQKRGVVMLLTSGNFRYCSGSLINTTANDAAPYILTANHCSPSTNDIFMFNYESPSCANIDGPTNQTVQGCQLISHYSNSDFYLVRLNSNVPLSYNPYFNGWNANDVAATNSVCIHHPSGDIKKISFDYQAPQASSYGGSSTPGDNTHWHILNWEDGTTEPGSSGSPLFDQNHRITGQLHGGTASCSNNIDDYFGKVSISMLNGLRANLDPGNTGVMALDGFDPQAGGFARGTVIDATTLNPIEGATVQEVGGSRSTTTNAAGYYFMALPDGATYDLAFSKFAYVSDTATGINITFGDTTTVNMSLTALPIITVLYEDFESGATGWTHETPGGTWVDEWHLSTERSLSSSHSYKCGSTGTGTYSAFNDARLISPVLNNIPDGAQLSFWMQIEGEVSGVYSDSAYDGGILEISENGGAFTQVTPAEGYTETFRYTVGGGTPATGPMLGQPCWSGTVTTWTEKTMDLSPYAGSNIQLRFRFGSDNSVQREGWYVDDVSIVAVGEPVVVTTPEDLTIFIDGNDVVLRWNADANPMYRVYTSLDPDNLLQTLVDTTDQNTYTIVDGVINDEMRYYTVVGYQP, from the coding sequence ATGAAACGGTCCCATATCATTTTGTCACTGCTGTCGGTGTTCGTGATAGCTGCGAACAGCTTCGCGCAGATCTCGCACGGCGGATCGCCCGCGAGTTTGCACGGCGCGATGCTCTCGGTGGTGCAGTCGCAAAGTCTGCCCAGTGTCGATCATGCGACGCTGCTGGCTGAAGACGAAACGGAAAGCAAAGACGTCCCTCTGCGTTTCGGCTATCCGCACGAAGTGAATTTCAACTTGAACAACAGCGGGACCTGGGAAGATACGAAAGACGGCCGCGTCTGGAGACTGCGCATCGAATCGCGCGGAGCCTACTCGATCAACCTCGTGTTCGACGAATTTGATGTGCCCGTCGGCGGACAACTCTTTCTCTACAACGACAATCACGAATACGTAATCGGCGCGTTCACGCAAGAGAACGAAAATCCCGACCGCAAGTTTGCCACGCAGCCCGTTCCCGGCGACGCGATCACGCTCGAATACATTGAGCCGTTCGAAGCCCAGGGCCAAAGTGCGATTTCCGTGATGCGCGTGGTACATGCTTACCGCAATCTGTTTGGTCGCGGCGACGACAATCCGTTGGACAGCTTCGGTTCGAGCGGTTCTTGCAACAACAACGTAAATTGTCCCGAAGGCGCGGATTGGCAGGACCAAAAGCGCGGCGTCGTGATGCTCTTGACGTCGGGCAATTTCCGCTATTGCTCAGGCTCGCTGATTAACACCACGGCCAACGATGCGGCGCCGTACATTTTGACGGCCAACCACTGCAGCCCGTCGACGAACGACATTTTCATGTTCAACTACGAAAGTCCTTCGTGCGCGAACATTGACGGACCGACCAATCAAACTGTGCAGGGCTGCCAGTTGATTTCACACTACAGCAATTCTGATTTCTACCTTGTGCGTTTGAACAGCAACGTTCCGCTTTCCTACAATCCCTATTTCAACGGTTGGAATGCCAACGACGTGGCCGCGACAAATTCCGTTTGTATTCACCACCCCAGCGGCGACATCAAGAAGATTTCCTTTGACTATCAGGCTCCGCAAGCGTCCAGCTACGGCGGCTCGAGCACTCCCGGTGACAACACCCACTGGCATATCCTGAACTGGGAAGACGGCACCACGGAACCCGGCTCGTCGGGTTCGCCTCTGTTCGATCAAAATCACCGCATCACAGGTCAATTGCACGGCGGCACGGCAAGTTGCTCGAATAACATCGACGACTATTTCGGAAAGGTCTCAATCTCAATGCTTAACGGTTTGCGTGCGAATTTGGATCCGGGCAACACCGGCGTGATGGCGCTCGACGGATTCGATCCGCAAGCTGGCGGTTTCGCGCGCGGCACCGTGATCGATGCGACGACGTTGAACCCGATTGAAGGTGCGACCGTCCAGGAAGTCGGAGGCTCCCGCTCGACCACGACGAACGCGGCGGGATACTATTTCATGGCGTTGCCTGATGGCGCGACCTATGACTTGGCTTTCAGCAAATTCGCTTACGTGTCGGACACTGCCACCGGCATCAACATCACCTTTGGTGACACCACCACCGTGAATATGTCCTTGACCGCTCTGCCGATCATCACCGTGCTCTACGAAGATTTCGAATCCGGCGCGACGGGCTGGACGCACGAAACGCCTGGTGGAACTTGGGTGGACGAATGGCATCTCTCGACCGAACGTTCGCTCTCGTCATCGCATAGTTACAAATGCGGTTCGACCGGAACGGGTACTTATAGCGCATTCAACGACGCGCGTTTGATTTCACCCGTCCTGAACAACATTCCCGACGGCGCGCAGCTTTCGTTCTGGATGCAAATCGAAGGCGAAGTGTCCGGCGTTTATTCCGACTCAGCATATGACGGCGGTATTCTGGAAATTTCCGAAAACGGCGGCGCGTTCACTCAAGTCACTCCGGCCGAAGGCTATACCGAGACCTTCCGTTACACCGTCGGCGGCGGCACACCGGCGACGGGCCCGATGCTTGGCCAGCCTTGCTGGTCGGGAACGGTGACCACGTGGACCGAAAAGACGATGGATCTTTCACCTTATGCAGGCTCGAACATTCAACTGCGTTTCCGTTTCGGTTCGGACAACAGCGTGCAGCGCGAAGGCTGGTATGTTGATGATGTCTCGATCGTCGCAGTCGGCGAACCCGTGGTCGTCACGACTCCCGAGGATCTTACGATTTTCATCGACGGCAACGACGTCGTGTTGCGTTGGAATGCCGACGCGAATCCGATGTACAGAGTCTACACGTCGCTCGACCCCGACAATCTTTTGCAGACGCTTGTCGATACAACCGATCAAAATACCTACACGATCGTGGACGGCGTGATCAACGACGAAATGCGTTACTACACGGTCGTCGGCTACCAACCATAG